The window TAGGTATTgtcatttattttccaaagcagtTGTCCAACAGGcatcagcagaaaaagaaagctcagaCTTTGGGGTAGTACATCCAGCaaaacaagaggggaaaaatattttaaaaaaacatatgaGAAGAGAAGTTTCAAACAGAAAGAACTAACAGTCAGTACTTACATAGAACAAGCAGTAATTGGGCAATACTGTAGATGGCTACAAAACTCTCAAAGGAAAACTGCTCCAAGAGCTCTACTAGCAAAGAAGcagcctctgaaaaaaaaaataaatacaaggaaGACTCTtttgtactttttctttttatatccACTATGTAACATCATCTGCTATAGCATAATCCCTGCCATTGCCCTTGAAGATCAAGGCCTGCGTCCTCAGGAAGGCTGCAGTGACTAGTCAGAGTCGTCAGCACACAGTCCTGTAACCGGATGCAAGTTTCAGTAACAGTCCGTGGTTCTACCCAGACTTGAAAAGAAGAATAGCGACTTGGCCGAGGTAGAAGTAGATGAAGTGCTTGGTCTCATGAGTCACGTAGCTGCCAAAGTTCCTTCCCACGATGCAGTGCCAAGTGGGATTGTATTTCTTGTCAAACTCCTGCAAAAACAGATAACTAGAAATTAAGAAATCTTCTAAACAGATACTCATTTTCTGACCAAAGCAATTAGAGGAAGAGCAGATGCTTTTAAGTACCAAGATTATCTTATTTGCATGTTATTGTTCACCTGCTGCTTaggcaaaaaaaatccacaaagaaaAGCCACTGTTCTTCCAGTCTGAGCAGCAGTAAGTTTAAAACATCACCCTTGTTCAGGAAAAGTAATCTTTCTCCCCCCCAAATTCATCTGAAATTACAGCCCTTAAGAAAAAGCTTCATCACTAGTTTTACACTCACAGAGATTTCAGCCGTTGGTTATTGCATTGGTTATCTGCAATACGGGTGCCAAACAGACTCGCTAGAAAATTCTCTGCCACATGCTCTGTAACTCTAGTGCCATCAAGAACCCTAAGAACTTGTGTTCTACACATTTCAAACAAATCGTCTACAAATTCCCACTAGTTGCTACAAAGAACACCTGAAAAATGCCAGACTAAACTCCTTCATTGTCATAGACAGCCACTGtatctggggaaaaaagtgcCCTTCTCTACTGTGAGCAGAGCAAACCAAGATTTCTCTAGTGGAAGCAATCATTCTGCTtagttgaattatttttaaatagttcttGCACTTCAGCTTAACTTCCCTTGACACTCGGATTTCTCCATTCTCCCGAGTTGACAAAGCAGGAAATATATTCAGAACTAGATTTTTCCCGTGTTCAGTATTGTTAATCCTACATAAAGGATGACACAGACTTTGCAAACAACAGATAATCAGTGCCACCAgaactgttttggtttggtttcggttgttgtctttttttcttttttgcttatgTCACTACTTAAGTAGAGCTGTGATTACAGTAAACTTACAGAAAACTACCTTTCCTTGCAAATTTTGACCCAGCTGGACAGAACTGCAAACAGATCCTTAAGATTAAGTTCAATAAAACTGAAATCAAGGACTATGTAAAACAGGCTTTCTCTCAGAGGAAAACCGTAGGAGCTCAATAGAGCCCCTGTGTTTTGTACCAGCTCATCAGGCACCTGCCACTCTGGTCACCTGACAATGGGACAGTGGCAGAAAAGGCTCGAGTACAAAGTActgcaagagaaaaacagaaggacCTGGAAAAGTGCACATAAAGGGTGGGGAAAGGAACATAAGGACACCAGCCTGCAGAGAAAGTCCAACTTGATTATCTAGTGTCTCTAGAACTTGTTTCTCTAGAGCTACTTGCCCAGCAGCATTCCCCCTGCTTGATTTTTCATGTGCATAGATATTTCAAAAGGACAGCACAAGTAAGCAATTACCTTCTTTATGTGAGCAGCAATGTCCTTCTCAATGTTGTACTTCTCCAGGGCCTGAGTAGCACACTCTACAGCATCTTGCTGCATCTCTTCTGACATGTCCGCATTCTTGATCACTGCCTTTCGATCACTCATGGTTGTCTGTATTGAGCAAAGAAGAGAATTCAAAGTTGCAGGAGCAGCCGCCTGCCCAGCAGCCACACAGGTACCATCGCTCCCAGCCGGTTCCAGGGCCCGTGCTGTGCCCACAGCCCGGGCTGTGCAGCACTTGGACCGGCTGTGGCAGAGGCTCGGGCACAGCCTGTGCTCACAGCCAGAGGAACGGGGGTTTCAAACCCGCTCCCGTTCAGCACCTGCTCTCCAGGCACTCCCGCCTGCAGCCGCACAAGCTCCGCCGCAGCGGTTTCAAAGCCCGCCGGCCGCCGCCCTCCCGGCCCTGTCCAGCTTGGCGCAGCTCGACGCAGGCCGGGAGCCCCGGGCCAGAGCGCGgccgcgcccggccccgccggtCTTTCCCTGCAGGGGGGAGCGAACGAAGCCCAGCGCCCCCCGCTAAGGGCTCGGAGCCCTGCACGGCTCCAGGGAAGactcctgcctgcagctctcGGGGATGTGGGAAAGGAGCGGCAAccgctggggaaggggctggccACGGGGGAGCCGCCGCGGCGCCCGGGTACTGCCTGCCCGGCCTCAGTCTTCCCGGTGCCCGAGCGGGACCTGGCCCCTCTCGGGAGCTGCCCCACCACACCGTTCGAAGCCCTCACGCCGCTCTCCTCACCGTTTGGCAGGTGCCGCCCTGTGTGGAACGCAGCGGGCGGGGCACTGACGAACTCGATCACACTGCACGCTCCGCCGCCGCGTCGGTTTAACCGACCCGCGCGCTCCGCCGTCGCCTCCAAgcggccccagccccacccccTCTGTACTGACCGCCAGCCATTGGTCACCGCCACCACCCCCCGAGCCCTCATTGGCCAGGAACCGGCGCTCTCGTAGCGTTTTACTGCAGCAGTTTCTTTCAGACCGACATGCTTTGCGCCCGCACCCGTTCCCATAGCGACGGGCGGCAGCGAAGATGCAGATGGAAGCGCGGCCTCGGTGGGAGCGAGGCCTCTGGGGTGGATCCCACAAAGCCTCCGCCGGGGCGAGCCCGGTGTATGGTCCATCCGCAGCACCCTGTGTGTGGGTATGTCTGGGTTGGTTGCTCTGAAGTGGTATGCAGCCTCTTCTCGaccttcccatttctttcctcatGGCTGAGCTGCCTGAACGTGGCTGGTACAGTGGTCTGTGACTGCAGTGTGAGAGGCTTTCTTGGTAACTCCACTGCTAGACacgaaaacaacaaacaaaacgaCTAAAAAGCACGTGTGATGCTTTAAGGCATCCTGCCACAAAGAGTATAGACCAAATATCTGAATTTCAGGTTTTGCCTAGTTCTGCAGATGAGAAAATCATGCTAGAGCCTGAGCATGGCACTAGTAAGTCCCGAAGTGGAAAGATCTTGGCGAGGGAGGCCCACTCGTGCTCGGGGAATGATGTGATGTAAACCTCACAAGAAAGGGTTAAGTAACCTCTTTGTATCTACAAAGCTGTCAGGAATTTCTGGATTATTCAAAGAATGCCATAAGCAGGACggcttttgcaaaaaaaaaaaaaagaatagagaaGGTCTCTAATTTGTGGCAGTGTTCCTGACAGGAATCACAAcctttccctcttcccctcAGGCCATCAGCGCCCACAAACCAGCCCCCCTCTGCAAAACTAAAAACCTGAAGAAGTTAGAGAAAACTATTTGCAGAATTACTCAAATACACTGTGTGGGCTTTGGGGGTTTTcgggttggtttgtttattttttttccctgtcaggTATGTTCTGCCGGGCGGGATTCAGCTCGTAGCACCGGGATCCCTCGCGGTTCTGGGGGCCCAGTACGGagcgcggcccggccccgcctgtGGTCGCGCCCTCCGCCGGTGCGGCGGCTGCTGGAGCGCGGTCCCGGTGCGgcggcggtgcggcggcgggcggcgggcggcgggcggtgctgcggcggggccggcggggcgggggcaggTCGTGCCCTTGCAAGATGGCGGCCGCGGGGCTGTGGCCGGCACGGGCGCTGCTGGGCCGGCCCGGCGGGGCGCTGCGGGCGCTCTGCGGCTCCGTGCGGGGCCTCGCCGCGGGGCCGGAGATGCACTTCGGCTTCCAGACCGTGACGGAGGcggagaggagggagaaaagtgAGAGcagcggcggcgccgggcgggCTGGGCCGGCCTGGAACCTGACGGGGCTCCTGGTGCCCCTGGGGGCTGGAGATGGGTTTTGGGCTGGGCCGTTGGTTTGAGACGTTACCGGCAATCTCGGTGAATAGTGTCAGTGTTACACCAACCAGATTATTCCCTCAGCTCCGGAAGCGCTACGGGAAGAGGCTGTTTCTCCAAAGAGATGTATGTCAGGCAAGAGACTCAGGATTCTGTCAATTATAAAGAGTTTTTGAGTGGTATTTTTCAGTTCCACATGGTGGCAGACCTCCACGAGGAAATAAATGACACTTTTCACTTCCACAGGAGCGTTTTTAGGTAATATTCCGTTTAATTCTCCTgtcttttctttgcagtttaCCAGGTCTTTGAAAGTGTGGCCAAGAAATATGATGTAATGAACGATTCAATGACTCTAGGGATTCATCGAGTGTGGAAGGATATCCTCGTCCATAAAATGAACCCTTCCCCAGGAACACTTCTTCTTGATGTTGCTGGAGGAACAGGTAAATAGTTTTGGTGAGTTCCACATGACAATGCCATGCTGGATTTGAACTCTTTCAGTCTGCTCAGAATTGAGTTCCCTGGGCTTTTTTTTCACCCTCAGTTCCCTGTCTTTAAAACTAGTGAAGCATCTACTTGATTTTCCAGAAGGGTTGAGAGGTAACTGCTACGTGTTTTGTAATATCTTGCTTCAAGGCTCTGAAAGAGTTATAGTACTGCTATTATATGTTATGGAAAACTCTTTCCATTTATAGGAAGTCATGGACTTTTTGCTCTTAAtacattccctttctttgttttgttttctttcccccttctttcgcTCCCACcctgtgtgtgtggtttttatttacatatatCTAAATAAAAACTCAGTTTGATGTTCAAAGCCTTATGTTCCAATTTGTTATAGTCAGAAAACATTCCAAAACACTTATCTTTCTTCTAATACAAATGCAGGTGACATCGCGTTTAGATTTATTAATTATGTTCGCTCTGTACGAGAACGTCAGCTCCAACGGAAGCTTAGGCACCATCAAAATTTATCGTGGCAGGAAATTGCTGAGAGTTACCAGGAAGACAAATCAAAGTCTTTAGGGGATTCCCAAGTGGTGGTCTGTGACATTaacaaagaaatgttaaaagttGGGAAGCAGAGAGCACAGCATCTTGGCTACACTGAAGGTAAGTCATGCATTGTGCCCTTTGCCTGATAGCAAGAATTTAACACATGGTATCTGTCAGGTAATCACCACTTCAGGATTACAATGCGCATTATATAGCCAGGGTGTATACTAGAGCTGTTTGCCAGTGTCAAGTAACTTTTTCAGTGAGCATATATGTAGTATGTTGTTCAGATGTACAGTGATCTTCTTGAATAATACTTAAACTTTCAGAAATGCAGATATGGAGGTGCCCACAAGGTCTGATACGAAGCTATCCTTCAAAATTGGTTAAATAACCTAAACCTGCTCTTTATATCCATGCAAATGAATCTGATTTTACTAAGACATATAATGCAGAAAAGTTCAGCCTTAGAATGATTACAGTGAAGATCTTATAATGGGTACTTAGGGAATCAAGGCAGGAAATAATAAATGTAAGGACTAAAGTGTATTGTGAACCTATAAAACTTTCCTCAGTTAGAACATATGCTAATAGTACTCAGATAAACCGAAACTATTGAAACTTTTTAGCAACATGTTTTAAGTGTTTTGGCCATTGTTGAATGGCAAGACATTAACCATTGTTTTTAGTTACTCTTTGAGCAGAGATTCTTATTTTTGCAACTTCACTACAAACAAATGGCAGCCAGTTTCTGGAAAGCCAGTTACTTTCTGCTACGATGCAAGATTTGGGTGAAATCTTCTTGGCAGCCTAAGGCATTCTGAGCACAATGTGCATGTATATGCAGAATAATGCTTTGGCTGATCtgcaaaattaattactttgCTTGATAGACGGCTGTACAATACAGGGCCTTGAAAGGTTTGTGAGTATAGACTGAGGTGGCTTTCCACcaacaaaactgcaaaattGAATTATTGGTTTTAAATATCgctttattaataataatttccttCTGGAATAGATAAGTTCTAGACTTTCAGGAGCAGTCTGAGTTCAATTCTGTGTCCTTGGCTTTTTATTACAGGCTTGTCCTGGGTACTTGGGAATGCTGAAGAGTTGCCCTTTGATGATGATAAGTTTGATGTTTACACAATTGCCTTTGGAATCCGAAATGTAACTCGTATTGATTTGGTAAGTTGTTGTAGTGTATCCTGGCATGCCTTACAGTTCACCTGAGTTTTTTCATTCTAGCAGAGGAAGCAATAAGTGGCATGTAGTGTGCAACTTGTTTGGATAAATAATGTAACTAAATGCCCCACATTTGTCATAAAAGGTTAGATTTATACTAGCTGTGCCCAATCCTTCCAGCTCAGCAAGACAATCACTTCCGAAGACAAAAAGGGCTGAACGCTACAGTCATTCCCCACTTCTCCTGACCTGTGGTGTGGCTGGATCTATACATGCACAGTGCAGTCACTCTGCATGTCTCAGATCCTCCTGGAGCATGTGATCTGCATCCCGCCTGCAGTAGGTCCAGCGTCTTCTGCCTGGTTCTTTTTCCATGCCTGAGCACGCAGAGCTCCCAGAGCAGCATgggaagcagctgctgccaccactgCGGCTGCGCAAACCCCTTCAGcccactgctgctcagtgtcTTTACATGGGCCAGCAGTAGGGTTTCCTGTGAAAAACAAGTGTGATTTTAGTTAGGGTAAGGAGTACCCTTTCTTCTAAACAGTATCTGTCCTTCAAAAACAGCTAGACTAGTTGGCTGTTTTGGAGGAGTGTTACAACCTTGGCAATACTGTTCTGTGGAAGGTGTAGCGTTTGGATGCAAACCACCTGGAGCCGTATGCCTTTGAACTTCTCCTAATGCAGATGGCCTTTCACAGTGCTTTATCTTGCACCCTTCTGAAGCACAGGCTGTCTGTCTTAATACCCCTTCATGGATGCAGCAGACTGGTAGCATAGCTCCCTGGAGACTTGATACAAAACACATCCAAACCTCCAATTGTTTTGCAGAGCTCCCTTCACATATGTGtgctgtttgtattttattcctTAGGAACATGACAGTTGAAGCCAAGCAGATGTACAGCCTCCAGTGATTCTTGAATACAACTTGGCTGCGCTCTTTTGTGAAAAAACATACAGTTGTAATCAGAATTTTGTCTTGGTTCTTCTTaggtgttttattttgcatatagGATGGAATTTTCAAAGTAGCCAatggttttcttcttctctctccttcctccctgttcTCACGCATTGCTCATCTAAGACCTGGTATCGCTTCTGCTTTGAT of the Columba livia isolate bColLiv1 breed racing homer chromosome 17, bColLiv1.pat.W.v2, whole genome shotgun sequence genome contains:
- the COQ5 gene encoding 2-methoxy-6-polyprenyl-1,4-benzoquinol methylase, mitochondrial, which gives rise to MAAAGLWPARALLGRPGGALRALCGSVRGLAAGPEMHFGFQTVTEAERREKIYQVFESVAKKYDVMNDSMTLGIHRVWKDILVHKMNPSPGTLLLDVAGGTGDIAFRFINYVRSVRERQLQRKLRHHQNLSWQEIAESYQEDKSKSLGDSQVVVCDINKEMLKVGKQRAQHLGYTEGLSWVLGNAEELPFDDDKFDVYTIAFGIRNVTRIDLALQEAYRVLKPGGRFLCLEFSHVSNPLLSSLYDLYSFQVIPVLGEVIAGDWKSYQYLVESIRRFPPQEELKAMIEDAGFLKVDYQNLNSGIVAIHSGFKL
- the LOC135575641 gene encoding dynein light chain 1, cytoplasmic-like; this translates as MSDRKAVIKNADMSEEMQQDAVECATQALEKYNIEKDIAAHIKKEFDKKYNPTWHCIVGRNFGSYVTHETKHFIYFYLGQVAILLFKSG